The genomic stretch CAACCACCGCCGCGAAGCTCAGCCTCTTCCTCAAAAAACAGGGGCGCCGGCCGCTTTTAGTCGCCGCCGACATCTACCGGCCCGCCGCCATTAAGCAGCTTCAAGTCCTCGGCGAGCAGATCCAGGTGCCCGTTTTTTCCCGGGAAGGGGATCCGGTGGCCATCGCGGTGGGCGCGGTTGAGGAAGCAGGCAAGAAGGGCTACGACCCCGTTATTATCGATACGGCGGGGCGCCTGCACATCAACGAAGAGCTGATGACGGAACTGGAGCGGCTCAAAGCCGCGGTCAAACCCCACGAAATCCTGTTAGTGGTGGACGCGATGACCGGGCAGGACGCCGTGCGGGTTGCCGAAACCTTCCACCAGCGCTTGGGGCTCGACGGGGTGGTTTTAACCAAGCTCGACGGCGATACGCGGGGTGGCGCAGCCCTTTCCATTCGCGCGGTGACGGGCTGCCCCATTAAGTTCGCCGGCGTCGGCGAGAAGCTCGATATGCTTGAGCTTTTCCACCCCGACCGGATGGCGGACCGGATCCTGGGCATGGGCGACATCCTCACCCTCATTGAAAAGGCGCAGACAACCTTGGACGCCCAGCAGGCCGTGGAGATGCAGAAGCGGATCAAGAGCGCCGACTTCAACCTGGAGGATTTCCTTACCCAGCTCCGCCAGTTCAAGAAAATGGGACCCCTGGAGCACATTCTCAGCATGCTCCCTGGCTTCGGCGGCATGAAAAAGCTGCGGGAGGAGTTCCAGTTCGACGAGCGGGAGCTGGTGTGGGCGGAAGCCATCATCAACTCGATGACCCCGGAGGAACGACGCCACCCCGAGATCATCGACGGGAGCCGACGGCGCCGGATCGCCCGCGGCTGCGGCCTGACGGTCCAGGACGTGAACCGGCTGTTGAAACAATTCGAGCAGACAAAGAAGCTGGTCCGCCAGCTTACGTCTTTCGAGAAGGGTTTCAAGAAGGGCGCTAAACTCGGACGATTCCCTTTCATGTGAGACAATACCGACGGAAGGAGGTGAAACGGTTGGCCGTTAAAATCAGACTGAAAAGAATAGGCGCCAAGAAGCAGCCCCGTTACCGGATCGTGGTAGCGGACGCCCGTTCGCCGCGAGACGGCCGTTTTATCGAAGAGATCGGCTATTATAACCCGGTTGCCGACCCGGCCGAACTCAAGATCGACGAAGCCCGGGCCCGGGAGTGGCTTGCCCGCGGCGCGCAGCCGACCGATACCGTGCGGGCACTGTTAGCGCGAACCGGAATCCTGTAAGCGGGGGAAGGGCCGGACTAATAGGGGGCTAAGACGCTAATGAAGGAACTCGTCGAGATTCTGGCCAAAGCCCTGGTCGATAAGCCAGAAGAGGTGGATGTCAAGCTCATCGAAAAAGAACAGTCTGTCGTGATCGAGCTGCGGGTGGCCGCCGAAGATACGGGGAAGGTAATCGGGAAGCACGGCCGGATTGCCCGTGCGCTCCGGCAAATGGTAAAGGCTGCGGCGGCCAAGTCCCGCAAAAAAGTAGTCCTCGAGATTCTTTAAACACCTGGTGAACGACATGGACCGGATAACCGTTACCCGGCCGGTGATCATCAAAGCGCGGGTAACCGAAAAATACAAGGAGTTTCTCCTGGCCAGGCTCGCCGCGGCAATCGAAGAAGCAGACCGCGAAGTGCAGCGGGTCGAATTCCAGGCCAAACGGCTGCACGCCGAAAAGAAAGGCCGCCCGGTCCCCGCCGAAATCGAACAGCTCGAAAGGGTGCGCCGGGAAAAGGTGGCGGAAAAACAGCGGCTGCAGCACCAGTACGAGGCCCTGAAACAACTTCCTCCCGGTGCGGAAATCATCCAGGGACGCACCGAAAGCCTGGTGGAAATAGGAATAGGCGACGATGCAAAACGCCTCAACCCGGTGGAGATCGTAATTGAAGAAGGAAAGGTTATCGCGCTCAGGGAGCAGGGTTGAACCGGTAAAGGAGGAGTTCATTACCGTAGGCGAAATTGTGGCCCCCCACGGATGCCGGGGGGCCGTTCGCATTCTCCCCCTGACCGACTTCCCGGAGCGTTTCCTCCGGATGGAAAAGCTGATCCTGTTAAGGAAGGGCGAAAGAAAGTCTTACGTGGTTGAGGAAGCACGGGAGCACAAAAGGTTTGTCATCGTCAAGCTCGCCGGCATCGATACCATGGACGACGCGGCGGCCCTCCGGGGGGCCCTCATTCAGGTGCCCCGCGGGGAAACGGTACCGCTCCCGCCAGGCCGTTACTACGTTTTTGAAATCATAGGACTCAAGGTCTGGTCGGAGGAAGGAGCCTTCCTCGGCGAAGTGAGCGCGGTTCTGGCGACCGGCGCGAATGACGTTTACAGCGTCCAGACACCTAGCGGCAGAGAGATCCTGATCCCCGCCCTGAAGGCGGTAGTCCGGAAAATCGATCTTCAGGAGGGGAAGATGGTGGTCCGGCTGCCGGAAGGACTTTTATGAGCGTCTGGCGCTCGCGGTTCAGCAATGATAGGGGGTGAAGCGACGGAAAATGCAATTCGATATCCTCACCCTCTTCCCGGAGATGTTTACCGGCCCCTTCTCTGCCAGCATTATCAAGCGGGCAATTGAGCGGGACCTGTTGACGGTAAACTTAATCAACATCCGGGATTACGCACGGAACAAACACCGCACCGTGGACGATGCCCCTTACGGCGGCGGCGCCGGAATGGTCATGGAGCCCGAACCTGTCGTCTTGGCTCTCGAAGCAGTGCGGGAAAAGCGCGGGGGCGATATGGGCCCGGTAATCCTGCTCTGCCCCCAGGGCGAGCCGTTTACCCAGCGGCTGGCGGCCGAGCTGGCGGAGGAGGAGCATATTGTCCTCGTCTGCGGCCACTACGAAGGAATAGACGAGCGGGTGAGAGCATACACCACCGGCGAAATCTCCATTGGCGATTACGTGCTGACCGGCGGAGAGCTGCCGGCGATGGTGGTGGTGGACGCCGTTTCCCGCCTTATTCCGGGCGTCCTGGGTGAAGAAACGTCACCCGTGACGGACTCTTTCGCCACCGGTCTTCTGGAGCACCCGCACTACACGCGCCCCCGGGAATTCCGCGGCGCAGCGGTGCCGGAGGTGCTCTTAAGCGGCCACCACGCCCGGATAGCCCGCTGGCGGCGCGAGGAAGCGCTGCTGCGCACCCTCGTCCGGCGCCCAGACCTTCTCGCCACGGCGGCCCTGACCGCCGACGATAGGCGTTTTCTCAAGGAACTCGCCACCCACCTTAACCGTCTAAATCTCGGCGACTAAATTATTGCGGCCGGCAGGAACCCGTGGTATAATTTTTCCTGGTTTCCGTGCGGGGAAAACCATTTTTACGGAAGGGAAGCGAGGAACCGAAAATGACCCATATTCAGGAGTTGTTTGCTAACGAAGCGCATCTAACGAAGGAGATCCCTGATTTCCGGCCGGGAGATACCGTACGCGTCCACGTCAAGGTAGTAGAAGGCGGCCGGGAAAGGATCCAGGTATTTGAAGGCGTAGTCATCCGGCGCCGTGGGGGCGGGCTCGACGAGACCTTCACCGTCCGGCGCGTCTCCTACGGCGTGGGCGTTGAGCGCATCTTCCCGCTGCGCTCGCCGCGGATTGACCGCATCGAGGTGGTCCGGCGCGGTAAGGTACGGCGCGCCCGTCTTTACTACCTGCGGAAATTACGCGGCAAAGCTGCACGTATCGAAGAACGGCGATAGAAAACGGGGCCCGGAAAGAAGTAAAAAGGGCCCCTTTTGCTTGCAACCGCCGCTCAAAAGCGATTACCGATATCATAACGGGGGGTTCTGGCGCTGAAACCAAGGGGAGAATCTGGCTTCCTGGGGGACATCCTCGAGTCGCTCATCATCGCGATCGTTTTAGCCGTCGTCATCCGGGCCTTTATTTTTCAGCCCTTTTACATTCCTTCCGGCTCGATGATGCCGACGCTTTACCGGGGAGACCGGATCATCGTCTCTAAACTCTCCTACCGGTTCCACCCTCCCCAGCGGGGTGACATCATCGTTTTTCACTACCCCCACAACCCGAAGAAAACCTACATCAAGCGGCTGATCGGTCTTGGCGGCGAAACGGTAACGCTGGCCGACGGCAAACTTTTTATCAACGGGCAGGAGGTTCCTGAACCCTACCTGCCGCCGGGTACCTATTTTGCCGACTTTGGTCCGGTGAAGGTCCCCGAAGGCTGCTACTTTATGCTCGGTGATAACCGGATGAACAGCGAGGACAGCCGAGTGTGGGGCTTTCTGGACCGGCGGTTGATTATCGGGAAAGCGGTGCTCGTCTACTGGCCACCGGACCACATTAAAGTAATCCACTGAACCGCTTAAGGAAGAGGGCCGATGGATATTCACTGGTATCCGGGCCACATGGCCAAAGCCCGGAAGCTCATCAGGGAATCCCTCAAGCTCGTTCACGTCATCTTCGAACTACTTGACGCCCGCATTCCCCGCTCCAGCCGCAACCCCGACATCGCCGCGCTCCTTGCCGGCAAGCCCCGGGTGGTGATCCTGAATAAGACCGACCTCGCCGACCCCGCCGAAACCCGCCTCTGGGCCGAGAGGTTAGTTGCCGAAGGCACGCCCGTGGTGCAGCTCGACTCCTTCACCGGGCGCGGTTTTGGCAAAATCCCGCGCGCCGTGCGGGAGGCGGCCGCACCCGGGCGCACCGGGACTATCAGAGGTATGGTCGTCGGCATCCCGAACGTCGGTAAATCCACCTTCATCAACCGGCTCGCCGGCCAAAAGGCGGCGGCCACCGGCGCCCGGCCCGGCGTGACGCGTGGCAAGCAGTGGATCCGCGTTGCTCCGGGAATCGAGCTGCTCGACACGCCCGGCGTCCTTTGGCCCCGCTTTGACGACCGGGAAGTGGCACTCAAGCTCGCGGCCACCGGAGCGCTGAAAGAAGAAGCGATCGACTGCGAGGCAGTCGCCCTCTGGCTTCTCGACTGGATCCGTGCCGAATACCCGGGGGTGCTCAAGCGCCGCTACCAATTGGCGGCGCTGCCGGCCGACAGCCATATGCTCTTGGAAACGATCGGGCTGAAGCGCGGGCTGGTGGTCGCCGGGGGCCGGGTGGACCGCTTTAAGGCGGCGGTGGCGCTCCTGAAAGAGTTCCGGGAGGGCCGGCTCGGCAGGTTTACCCTGGATAAATGTCCGGTTTGATAAAAATTCAAGGGCGCCGGAATAAAGCCGCAGGCCGTTTCTATAAGGCCCCGCAGGTTGGAGGATGCCGATGTTTCCGCAATACACGGTAACCTTTTCGGAAGATGCCCGGGAGTTACTTTGCCGGGGCACGCCCGCTGAAGAAAAAGCGCGCTACGAAGCCCTTTTCTTTTTTGAGCAGGACCTGCGGCGGCGCGGCTGCGCGCTGATCGCCGGCGTGGATGAGGCTGGCCGGGGACCGCTGGCCGGCCCGGTGGTAGCCGCAGCGGTAATCCTGCCGGAAGAGGTGGACCTGCCAGGACTTGACGACTCCAAGCGCCTCAGCGCCGCGCAGCGGGAACGTCTGGCAGCGCAGATCTGCACTTGTGCCCGCGCCTGGGCGGTGGGCCTGGCCTCCGTCGCCGAGATCGACGCCCTAAACATCCTCCAGGCCTCTTTCTTAGCGATGCGCCGGGCACTCGCCGGCCTTCCCCTTAAGCCCGACCACGTAGTGGTGGACGGGCGTCCCATCCCCCGCCTCCCCCTGCCCCAGACGGGCGTAGTCCGCGGCGACGCGCAGGTGGCGGCGGTGGCCGCGGCCTCGATCATCGCCAAAGTGACGCGCGACCGGCTAATGGTCGCGCTCGACCGGGAGTTTCCCCAGTACGGCTTCGCCCGGCACAAGGGCTACCCCACCCGCGAACACCTCGCCATGCTCCAGCGGTACGGCCCCTCCCCCCACCACCGGCGGAGCTTCGGCCCGGTGAAAGCCCTGCTCGGAGGACCGGGCGGTTATGCCTGACGCGAGGCGACGCCGCGGCGCCGAAGCGGAAGCTTTGGCCGCCGCGTACCTCAAGCGCAAGGGCTACCAGATTCTCGCCCGGAACTACCGCTGCCGCTACGGCGAAATCGACCTCATCGCCATAGACCAGGGCACCCTCGTCTTCGTCGAGGTCCGGGCCAAATCCTCCCTGCACTTCGGCACCCCTCAGGAAAGCGTCGGCTACAAAAAACAGCAGAAACTCCGGGAAGTGGCGCGCTACTACTTGGCCAACGAGTGGCGCCGGGGCAGCCCCTGCCGCTTCGACGTCGTCGCCGTGCAGTTCGACCGGGAAAGCGGGGAAATGAAAGACCTCGAGCACATCGAGAACGCGTTTTAAAAAAAGTTGCGGCACCGCTGTTTCTGAACCGGTAGCTACCCGTAAAGAGGTGCCTGTGGCCCCGGAATCCGCCTCTAAAAAGCCGCCCCCTCGCGCTCCCGGTACTGCAGCGCCTCGGCGATGTGCGCGGTGCCGATCGCTTCGGCACCTTCCAGGTCCGCGATGGTCCGGGCAACTTTCAATACCCGGTCGTAGGCGCGCGCACTCAGCGCCATTTGCCGGAAAGCCGCCTGCAACATCCGCTGCGCCTCCCGCGTCGGGCCACAGAAACGTCGCACCTGAGCACCCGTCATCGCCGCGTTACAGGTGACCGGCGTGCCCCGGAAACGCTCCCGCTGGACCGCCCTTGCCCCCTCCACGCGCTGGCGCACCGCCGCCGAGCTTTCCCCAGCCGGTTCGCCGGCCAGCTCTTCAAACCGGACCCGCGGGACGGTGATGCAGATATCGATCCGGTCGAGCAGCGGCCCGGAAAGACGGCTCCGGTAGCGCTGCAGTTGCGCCGGCGAGCAGGTGCACTCTTTCTCCTGGTCCCCTTGATAACCGCACGGGCAGGGGTTGGCAGCAGCAACCAGCATGATCCGCGCGGGAAAGGAAACCGCGGCTGCCGCGCGCGAAACAGTCACGATCCCGTCCTCCAGCGGCTGGCGCAGGGCCTCGAGCGCTTCCTTAGAAAACTCGGGGAATTCGTCGAGAAAAAGAACGCCGTGGTGGGCGAGGCTCACTTCCCCCGGGCGGGGATAGCGGCCGCCCCCGACAAGCGCCGCTGGCGAAGCGGTGTGGTGGGGCGCGCGGAAGGGTCGCTCCCGCAAAAGCGGCTCGCCCGGAGGTAAAAGGCCCGCCAGGCTGTGGATTTTTGTCACCTCGAGCGCCTCCGCGAAAGTCATCGCCGGTAAAATGGTAGGCAACCGCCGCGCCAGCATCGTCTTGCCCGTTCCCGGCGTGCCGATCATGAGAACGTTGTGCCCGCCAGCCGCCGCCACTTCAAGCGCCCGCTTAGCATAAAGCTGGCCCCTAACCTCACTAAAATCAAGCGTCGCTTTCCGGGGTTCACCCGCCGCCAGGTCAACCCTGCACGGCTGCGGGAGCTCTCGCTCCCCAGCGAGAAACTGCGCCAGCTCCTGCAGATTTTCCACGGGATAAACCGTGGCCCCCGCCACCAGCGCCGCCTCGTGGGCATTTGCTGCCGCCACCACTACCTCGTTTTCCCCGTAGTCCACCGCAGCCGCCACCGCCGGCAGCACCCCGCAGACCCCCCGCACCGTGCCGTCGAGCGAGAGTTCGCCAAAATAGACAAACCGGGCCGCGGCTTGGGCCGGCACCTGCCCCGTCGCCGCCAGGATGCCGGCGGCCAGCGCGAGATCGTAACCCGGTCCCTCCTTACGGATATCGGCCGGGGCCAGGTTGACCGTAATCCGCCCGAGCGGAAACGTAAATCCGGCATTTTTCAGCGCCGCCCGCACTCTGTCGCGCGCCTCGCGGACGGCCGCATCTGGAAGCCCCACAATCTCAAAGGCAGGCAATCCCCCGCCGACATCAACTTCCACCCGCACCAAATACCCCTGCAGGCCGTAAAGCGCCACGCTTTTAACCACCGCCAGCAACTGCGCCGCCTCCCCTTGATTTCAAGCTTCAATTCGCCACAACGGTTAAGGCTTCCTCCTTTATCCCTGGTAAATCCACCTTTTCGACAGCTTACCAGTGTGGTATTCTTTATCTAAACGCCTGTAGGTCTACCGATGGATTAGGGAGCCGGGTAAAACGGAAGAATAGTTCTCAAAACCGAGGTGACACTGGTGACAACGCTCTTAAAAGCAGTAAAGGGACACGAGATCTGGCTCCTGCCGGAGGCCGGCCACGGCCACAAAGGCCGTGAACTGCGCTGCCGGCTCTTTTACGGCCACGCGATGCACCCGGACGGGGTAGCCCCCCGCGACCGGCTTAGGGCTTGGGCGGTTGATCCGGGGGGTGAAAAGATCAGCCTCCCGGTCACCGAAAACGGCGACGACCACCACCTCGTCCGGCTGGTGCCGGAGCGGGAAGGGCTGTGGGCGCTGGTCGCTGAAAATGACGTAGGCCCCATAGTGTTGACTAAAGGCGGGCTTTACAAGCCCGGCACGCGCAAGGAGTACCCGGACGCCCGCGAGGCTGCCTGTTACTACCAGTACGCCAAAACTTACCTGCAGGTCGGCCACTTTTGCGCCGCCTGCGGCGACCTCTTCAAACAAGCTGACGTCAGCTTCTTGGGGAACGAGCTCGAGATCGTCCTGTCGCCCGGCGATTACCGCGCCGGCAGCGAGGTCGCCCTCCAGGTGCGCTACCGCGGCGGGCCGCTCCCTGGCGCGCTCCTCTGCGCCAACTGGAGTCTCAGCGAAAAAAGGGACTGGCCGCTGCGCGTTCCCACCGACGCCCAGGGCCGGGCAACGATCCGCCTGACGGCAGGCGGCCACTGGCTCTTCTACGTCCGCCACACCGATGCCGGCCGCGGCGTGCCGGGCGAGTACGAAAAACGGGTGGTCAGCGCCACCCTAAGCCTGTACGGCGTCCGGTAAACCAAAATACGCCACGCTCGTTGTTTCCTACCCTGACGCCGCGCAAAAACGGGGCCCGCCGCTTTTACCCCCGGCGGGCCCCGCCTAATTTTACATCAAAACCTTTAAAACTTAATGAACCACCTTTGAGCCGAGCCGCAGCACCAAACTCGCCATCGTCCGCTTCTCCGCGGGCGTAGCCATGCGCCACATCTCCTTAAGCAGCGCCTCCTCCGGCGAATCGGGCTTCACAAACTTGGCCAGCACGTCACCTAAATTAATAATCCCGTCCACAAGCTGCTCGTCGGAAAGCCCTGCGGCCTTGCCTTCCCTTATCTTGGCCGCCAGCTCTTTGGGGAAATTCTCTAGGGCCATCCGCTCCCCGTGCTCCATCCGTTCCATAGAACCTTCACCTCCTCACCTTTTAAGGTGAGTTTTCCCGGTGAAGGTAATTTTTATTCGCGCTCTGGCGGGAGTGCGTGGGAATCGAACCCACCACGGACTTTTGGCCCGTCAGCTGGTTTTGAAGACCAGGAGGCCCACCAGGACCCGTCCACCCCCACCCTCGATTATAGCGAAAAAAGCGAAAACCTGTCAAACCCGCCCGGGCAATAAGCGCCAAAGCCAGCTACCCTTTCTTCCCCTCCCGCAGCCGGCGCAGTTTTTCCAGTCGCTCCCTTAAAACCGCCTCGGCGCCCCGGTCCGTAGGTTCATAGTAAATAGTGCCGCGCAACCCCGCCGGCAGGTAGTCCTGCGCGACGAAACCGCCGGGGTAGTCGTGGGGGTACTTGTAGCCGGCGCCGTGGCCGAAGGATTTGGCGCCACGGTAACTGGCGTCCCGCAGGTGCGGCGGCACCGGGCCGGTTTCTTTCTGCGCCACGTCCGCCAGCGCCTGCTCAACCGCCCGGTAGGCCGCGTTACTTTTCGGGGCTAGAGATAGGTAGATCACCGCTTCGGCCAAAATGATCCGCGCCTCCGGCAGCCCGACGAACTGCACCGCGTCCGCCGCCGCTTGGGCAACCAGTAACGCCCGCGGGTCGGCGAGGCCCACATCTTCGGCGGCGCTGATGACCAGCCGCCGCGCAATAAACTTCACATCTTCCCCGGCAGCCACCATCCGGGCTAAGTAGTGCAGCGCCGCGTCCGG from Thermodesulfitimonas autotrophica encodes the following:
- the rpsP gene encoding 30S ribosomal protein S16, whose protein sequence is MAVKIRLKRIGAKKQPRYRIVVADARSPRDGRFIEEIGYYNPVADPAELKIDEARAREWLARGAQPTDTVRALLARTGIL
- the rimM gene encoding ribosome maturation factor RimM (Essential for efficient processing of 16S rRNA), whose amino-acid sequence is MKKERLSRSGSRVEPVKEEFITVGEIVAPHGCRGAVRILPLTDFPERFLRMEKLILLRKGERKSYVVEEAREHKRFVIVKLAGIDTMDDAAALRGALIQVPRGETVPLPPGRYYVFEIIGLKVWSEEGAFLGEVSAVLATGANDVYSVQTPSGREILIPALKAVVRKIDLQEGKMVVRLPEGLL
- a CDS encoding YifB family Mg chelatase-like AAA ATPase translates to MLAVVKSVALYGLQGYLVRVEVDVGGGLPAFEIVGLPDAAVREARDRVRAALKNAGFTFPLGRITVNLAPADIRKEGPGYDLALAAGILAATGQVPAQAAARFVYFGELSLDGTVRGVCGVLPAVAAAVDYGENEVVVAAANAHEAALVAGATVYPVENLQELAQFLAGERELPQPCRVDLAAGEPRKATLDFSEVRGQLYAKRALEVAAAGGHNVLMIGTPGTGKTMLARRLPTILPAMTFAEALEVTKIHSLAGLLPPGEPLLRERPFRAPHHTASPAALVGGGRYPRPGEVSLAHHGVLFLDEFPEFSKEALEALRQPLEDGIVTVSRAAAAVSFPARIMLVAAANPCPCGYQGDQEKECTCSPAQLQRYRSRLSGPLLDRIDICITVPRVRFEELAGEPAGESSAAVRQRVEGARAVQRERFRGTPVTCNAAMTGAQVRRFCGPTREAQRMLQAAFRQMALSARAYDRVLKVARTIADLEGAEAIGTAHIAEALQYREREGAAF
- the rplS gene encoding 50S ribosomal protein L19, which translates into the protein MTHIQELFANEAHLTKEIPDFRPGDTVRVHVKVVEGGRERIQVFEGVVIRRRGGGLDETFTVRRVSYGVGVERIFPLRSPRIDRIEVVRRGKVRRARLYYLRKLRGKAARIEERR
- the trmD gene encoding tRNA (guanosine(37)-N1)-methyltransferase TrmD — protein: MQFDILTLFPEMFTGPFSASIIKRAIERDLLTVNLINIRDYARNKHRTVDDAPYGGGAGMVMEPEPVVLALEAVREKRGGDMGPVILLCPQGEPFTQRLAAELAEEEHIVLVCGHYEGIDERVRAYTTGEISIGDYVLTGGELPAMVVVDAVSRLIPGVLGEETSPVTDSFATGLLEHPHYTRPREFRGAAVPEVLLSGHHARIARWRREEALLRTLVRRPDLLATAALTADDRRFLKELATHLNRLNLGD
- a CDS encoding DUF4198 domain-containing protein: MTTLLKAVKGHEIWLLPEAGHGHKGRELRCRLFYGHAMHPDGVAPRDRLRAWAVDPGGEKISLPVTENGDDHHLVRLVPEREGLWALVAENDVGPIVLTKGGLYKPGTRKEYPDAREAACYYQYAKTYLQVGHFCAACGDLFKQADVSFLGNELEIVLSPGDYRAGSEVALQVRYRGGPLPGALLCANWSLSEKRDWPLRVPTDAQGRATIRLTAGGHWLFYVRHTDAGRGVPGEYEKRVVSATLSLYGVR
- the ffh gene encoding signal recognition particle protein, with amino-acid sequence MFTSLTEKLHEVFKKLKSKGKLTEEDVNAALKEVRVALLEADVNFKVVKDFVARVRERAVGQEILANLNPAHQVIKIVREELTALMGGQDARLNTAAKPPTVIMMVGLQGSGKTTTAAKLSLFLKKQGRRPLLVAADIYRPAAIKQLQVLGEQIQVPVFSREGDPVAIAVGAVEEAGKKGYDPVIIDTAGRLHINEELMTELERLKAAVKPHEILLVVDAMTGQDAVRVAETFHQRLGLDGVVLTKLDGDTRGGAALSIRAVTGCPIKFAGVGEKLDMLELFHPDRMADRILGMGDILTLIEKAQTTLDAQQAVEMQKRIKSADFNLEDFLTQLRQFKKMGPLEHILSMLPGFGGMKKLREEFQFDERELVWAEAIINSMTPEERRHPEIIDGSRRRRIARGCGLTVQDVNRLLKQFEQTKKLVRQLTSFEKGFKKGAKLGRFPFM
- the ylqF gene encoding ribosome biogenesis GTPase YlqF, producing the protein MDIHWYPGHMAKARKLIRESLKLVHVIFELLDARIPRSSRNPDIAALLAGKPRVVILNKTDLADPAETRLWAERLVAEGTPVVQLDSFTGRGFGKIPRAVREAAAPGRTGTIRGMVVGIPNVGKSTFINRLAGQKAAATGARPGVTRGKQWIRVAPGIELLDTPGVLWPRFDDREVALKLAATGALKEEAIDCEAVALWLLDWIRAEYPGVLKRRYQLAALPADSHMLLETIGLKRGLVVAGGRVDRFKAAVALLKEFREGRLGRFTLDKCPV
- a CDS encoding ribonuclease HII, giving the protein MFPQYTVTFSEDARELLCRGTPAEEKARYEALFFFEQDLRRRGCALIAGVDEAGRGPLAGPVVAAAVILPEEVDLPGLDDSKRLSAAQRERLAAQICTCARAWAVGLASVAEIDALNILQASFLAMRRALAGLPLKPDHVVVDGRPIPRLPLPQTGVVRGDAQVAAVAAASIIAKVTRDRLMVALDREFPQYGFARHKGYPTREHLAMLQRYGPSPHHRRSFGPVKALLGGPGGYA
- a CDS encoding KH domain-containing protein → MKELVEILAKALVDKPEEVDVKLIEKEQSVVIELRVAAEDTGKVIGKHGRIARALRQMVKAAAAKSRKKVVLEIL
- the lepB gene encoding signal peptidase I; its protein translation is MLESLIIAIVLAVVIRAFIFQPFYIPSGSMMPTLYRGDRIIVSKLSYRFHPPQRGDIIVFHYPHNPKKTYIKRLIGLGGETVTLADGKLFINGQEVPEPYLPPGTYFADFGPVKVPEGCYFMLGDNRMNSEDSRVWGFLDRRLIIGKAVLVYWPPDHIKVIH
- a CDS encoding DUF3243 family protein, with amino-acid sequence MERMEHGERMALENFPKELAAKIREGKAAGLSDEQLVDGIINLGDVLAKFVKPDSPEEALLKEMWRMATPAEKRTMASLVLRLGSKVVH
- a CDS encoding YlqD family protein, whose amino-acid sequence is MDRITVTRPVIIKARVTEKYKEFLLARLAAAIEEADREVQRVEFQAKRLHAEKKGRPVPAEIEQLERVRREKVAEKQRLQHQYEALKQLPPGAEIIQGRTESLVEIGIGDDAKRLNPVEIVIEEGKVIALREQG
- a CDS encoding YraN family protein, which gives rise to MPDARRRRGAEAEALAAAYLKRKGYQILARNYRCRYGEIDLIAIDQGTLVFVEVRAKSSLHFGTPQESVGYKKQQKLREVARYYLANEWRRGSPCRFDVVAVQFDRESGEMKDLEHIENAF